Below is a genomic region from Pan troglodytes isolate AG18354 chromosome X, NHGRI_mPanTro3-v2.0_pri, whole genome shotgun sequence.
TTTGTAATTGCTCACCTCCCGTTTTGGCGAAATAATCGTATTTGCTgatacttttattcttttccttttccctattTCAGTATCTTCCGGTATCATCCTATTCAAACAACATGTTCAAGCATCCTTGGAAAATTGAGGTGGAGAACAGGCCACACAAGCTGTAAACCCTTTGTAGTCATAAGACGAAAGAGGCTTTGTTAAGAGTATTGTTTTGGGTAGAACTTGCATTAGCAGTGACAAAGATAGCCACCTCAACCTTTGGTAATAACGCTTGGCACACAAATATAAACCATAATGGAGTCTGAGTATGTCCTATGCAACTGGAAAGACCAGTTATGGCCAGCAAAAGTTTTGTCCAGATCTGAAACTTCAACAAACAGTAAGAGGAAAAAGGCATTTTCTCTAGAAGTTCAAATACTCTCACtagatgaaaaaattaaattggacAGCACAGAAACAAAGATCCTAAATAAATCTCAAATTGAAGCCATTGCTGCCTCATTAGGACTACAGTCAGAGGACAGTGCTCCACCTACAGAGGAAACTGCCTATGGAAGATCACTAAAAGTGGCACTGGGTATTCTGAATGAGAGAACAAATTTGAGTCAAGCAAGCACTTCAGATGAAGAGGAGATCACTATGCAGTCTCAAAATGTACCACAAAAACAGTCCGATTCACCCCCTCATAAAAAATACCGGCAGGATGAAGGTGACTTACCAGGGTGTCTTGAGGAAAGGGAAAACTCAGCATGCTTGTTAGCATCTTCAGAGAGTGATGATTCCCTGTATGATGATAAATCACAAGCACCCACAATGGTCGATACTATTCCAAGTGAAGTGGAAACAAAGTCATTACAAAACTCTAGCTGGTGCGAGACTTTCCCTTCACTTTCAGAAGATAATGATGAAAAAGAGAACAAGAATAAGATTGTTATCTCAGCAGTTATGTCTGTGCATTCTGCAGTCAAAGAGGAAAGTGCATGTGTTAAAGATGAAAAGTTTGCTCCACCTttgtcacctttgtcatcagATATCCTCATTATGCCCAAAGCTTTGAAAGAAGAGAGCCAGGATACCTGCCCAGAGACCCTGGCTGTTCCCTCTGAATGCTCTGCTTTCTCAGAGAATATTGAGGATCCTGGAGAGGGTCCCTCAAATCCATGCTTAGATACCAGCCAGAATCAACCTTCCATGGAATCAGAGATGGGGGCTGCAGCATGCCCTGGGAGTTGTTCAAGGGAATGCGAGGTTTCATTTAGTGCCTCTAACCCTGTCTGGGATTATTCACATCTTATGAGTAGTGAAAGAAATTTTCAGAGACTGGATTTTGAAGAACTTGAGGAAGAAGGTCAAGCCTCTGACAAGTCATTGCTTCCAAGTCGCATTAATCTTTCTCTATTAGATGATGATGAGGAAGACGAAGAACTTCCACGCTTCATTTTACATTATGAGACACGTCCGTTTGAAACAGGAATGATAGTCTGGTTTAAATATCAGAAATATCCATTTTGGCCAGCAGTGATAAAAAGTATCAGACGAAAAGAGAGGAAAGCAAGTGTGCTTTTTGTTGAGGCAAACATGAATTCTGAAAAGAAGGGCATTAGAGTAAATTTTAGAAGATTAAAGAAATTTGATTGTAAAGAGAAACAAATGCTAGTGGACAAAGCCAGGGAGGATTATAGTGAGAGTATTGACTGGTGCATCTCACTAATTTGTGACTACAGAGTTAGAATAGGTTGTGGTTCTTTCACGGGCTCTTTGCTTGAGTATTATGCTGCTGATATTAGTTACCCAGttaggaaagaaacaaaacaggatacTTTCAGGAACAAATTTCCAAAGCTGCATAATGAAGATGCCAGGGAACCGATGGCTGTAACTTCCCAGACCAAGAAAATGTCCTTCCAAAAAATTCTCCCTGACCGGATGAAGGCTGCTCGGGACCGAGCCAACAAGAACCTGGTGGACTTCattgtgaatgcaaagggaaCAGAGAACCATCTTCTGGCCATTATAAATGGCACAAAAGGATCCAGATGGCTGAAATCATTTTTGAATGCAAATAGGTTCACACCCTGTATTGAAACATACTTTGAGGATGAAGATCAGTTGGATGAAGTGGTGAAATATTTACAAGAAGTCTGCAATCAAGTAGATCAAATAATGCCAACTTGGATAAAAgatgataaaattaaatttatcctAGAAGTTCTTCTGCCAGAAGCAATTATTTGTTCAATTTCTGCTGTTGATGGGTTAGATTATGAGGCAGCTGAAGCAAAGTATCTAAAAGGACCATGTCTAGGCTACAGGGAAAGAGAATTATTTGAtgcaaaaataatatatgaaaagagACGAAAAGCACCAACAAATGAAGCTCACTAAATGTGCTGAAAGTTGAAACCATGACAGGGAGCTCTCATGGATACTAgttgaaaaaaatctctgaacAATTCTCTCTAATACATATTTTCTGCAAATGGGAGCATGGATAGTGtgttcacttttttttgagatctcTAGGATCTGTGGTTATAATtacatctttatttccttttcttgcgcTTCTTCAAAGTTAATTTTGTCAACATATTTCAGCAGTTCTACTTTCCCGTACATTTTTTAGAAAGCATAATTCCTAAATGATTTTGAAGGGAAAgtactattttgttttatgaCACTTTTGAGTCTATGCTGTATTGTTAAATATATTCTGcacaattattttaatgttaaaattgcACTGGTGTTAGATATTAACGAAGATGATTggaaaaaagtctgaaagataCATCATTTCTATATTCCttgcttaatttttataaaatattgggTTTTCCCTTAAGATAGTTGAAGTATTTTTCTTGCCATGcctatttatttttgcaaaaaaaattatctgctaTATAGAACCAAAGATAGATTCGCTTTGCTATATATTATAACTATACTTGCTTTTGCAATAAAACAACTTGTAATTCAAAAATGAAGATTATCTGCATATAGTATTTATGTGTGTGAATAACATCTTGGCatgcagaaaataattttggctGCTTTGAACAGGATTGTTCATTCTACACTTCCCTGAAATTCCATTTTTGGGAGTGTCTATCCTTCAATGGCTGAATAGTTCCTTAAATCAGACAAGCTCCTGGCTATCTTCATAACCAGCAGTGAGTAGATCTTCTTAATATAGCTGTCTGACCACATGTGGAAGGCAGCTAGACTTATTGTATTTACAGCCTGGCCACTCTAGACATATGAATCCAGGCTGACTGCTTAAGTGCCCATCTCGTTTGATATAAACTGTAGAAAAGGCAAGCACTTTGTTCTGAGTCTTTTATCTCCAAATACATAGTTGTCTCAAACCAAGCAAGCTTTATCAAAATGGCTTATTTGCAGAATAGTTCCAATGATATAAATGCCAACTGGCAAGTCATTCCAAACTGCTTGAAGGAGTAGATGAACCAGAATCTGAGAATTTGGAAATAGGTCACAGAAAAAGCCTCCATTTGGCTAAATATGACAATTATCTGAGTATggttaaatacatacaattaaatGTCTGAAGCCAATGAGTTGTTTATTCtaacttgaaatatatttttgtgagAATAAATGTTAGAAAAGTTAGTTTATTTTGGAAACCTGCCATGAAAGGAAATTCTAAAGGCTTAACATGAAACTGTCTGCATTTCTACCTGTTAGACAATGGTTGCTCTTGGGCTCTTGTTATACAGTCATATGGCTACACGTTTATGTAAAGTTTGCAAAAGTTTGGTGTTTTGATTTATAATAAAACTGTTATATTATTCACCTTGGATTTTTACTTCATCCTACTTGAAATTGTGCAGCTACATAAGTGGTGTTTCTCCAaatttaatacacacacacacacacacaatgtatatatatgatttgtTTGGAATTTTTGGTTCTTGTAGTTACCATCATTTTAACACTTGCTATAAGTTATCATTCTAAATAAGTATTCCCtttcatgttgattttgtattacTTTAATAGAAAGCCTACCGAATTTTATAAGCTGCATGTCCCACAAAACCTTCTTTGGACCCTGACTAAAAAAGACCAAGACTTCTTGGACATACAGCCTCTATCAATCCACATACCTTCCCCATTGCCCTAAGAAGTAATTTACAACAAACCATCATCACACTGTATGTGGATTTTATACCCTCgataaaacacactttatttGCTCTataattagtccattttcacactgctgataaagacataccagagactgggcattttacaaaagaaagaggtttaacggacttatagttccacatggctgggtggggcctcacaatcatggcagaaggcaaggaggagcaagtcacatcttacatggatggcagcaggcaaagagagagagaactcatGCAGGGGAGTTCctctttataaaacaatcagaattcatgagacttattcactatcacaagaacagcaatgGGAAAGAcatacccccatgattcaattatttcccactgcGTCCCTCCCAtaacgtgggaattcaagatgagatttgggtttgGACAAAGCCAatccatatcattctgcccctggcccatcccaaatctcatgtcctcacatttcaaaaccaatcttgccttcccaacagtcctccaaagtcttaaatcatttcagcattaactcaaaagtccacagtccagtgtctcatctgagacaaggcaagtcccttctgcgtatgagcctgtaaaatcaaaagcaagttagttacttcctagatacaatgagggtataggcattgagtaaatacagcCATCCCAAATGGGAGaatttggccaaaacaaaggggctataagccccatgcaagtctgaaatccatcagggcagtcaaatcctaaatctccaaaatgatctcctttgactccatgcctcatatccaggtcacactgatgcaagaggtttGTTCCCATGGTTTGGGCAGCTTCgcttctgtggctttgcagggtataaccTCCCTCCTGGCAGTTTTTATGGACTGGCATTGAgggtctgcggcttttccaggtgcatgatgcaagctgttggtggatctaccattctggggtctggaggacagtggccctcttctcacagctctactaggtggtgccccagtagggactctgtgttggGGCTCCGACCCCATATTTCTCTTCTACACTGTCCTAGCAGAAGTTCTTcatgagagccccacccctgcagcaaacttgtgcctgggcatccaggcatttccatacatcctctgaaatctaggcaatggttcccaaaccccaattcttgacttctgtgcactggaatgcccaacaccacatggaagctgccaa
It encodes:
- the PWWP3B gene encoding PWWP domain-containing DNA repair factor 3B, whose amino-acid sequence is MESEYVLCNWKDQLWPAKVLSRSETSTNSKRKKAFSLEVQILSLDEKIKLDSTETKILNKSQIEAIAASLGLQSEDSAPPTEETAYGRSLKVALGILNERTNLSQASTSDEEEITMQSQNVPQKQSDSPPHKKYRQDEGDLPGCLEERENSACLLASSESDDSLYDDKSQAPTMVDTIPSEVETKSLQNSSWCETFPSLSEDNDEKENKNKIVISAVMSVHSAVKEESACVKDEKFAPPLSPLSSDILIMPKALKEESQDTCPETLAVPSECSAFSENIEDPGEGPSNPCLDTSQNQPSMESEMGAAACPGSCSRECEVSFSASNPVWDYSHLMSSERNFQRLDFEELEEEGQASDKSLLPSRINLSLLDDDEEDEELPRFILHYETRPFETGMIVWFKYQKYPFWPAVIKSIRRKERKASVLFVEANMNSEKKGIRVNFRRLKKFDCKEKQMLVDKAREDYSESIDWCISLICDYRVRIGCGSFTGSLLEYYAADISYPVRKETKQDTFRNKFPKLHNEDAREPMAVTSQTKKMSFQKILPDRMKAARDRANKNLVDFIVNAKGTENHLLAIINGTKGSRWLKSFLNANRFTPCIETYFEDEDQLDEVVKYLQEVCNQVDQIMPTWIKDDKIKFILEVLLPEAIICSISAVDGLDYEAAEAKYLKGPCLGYRERELFDAKIIYEKRRKAPTNEAH